Proteins encoded within one genomic window of Streptomyces taklimakanensis:
- a CDS encoding isochorismatase family protein, protein MHRALIVVDVQNDFCEGGSLAVAGGADVAAAITDLVGQTTAGYRHVVATRDHHVSPGDHFSDHPDFRHSWPAHCVAGTEGVGFHPNFAPAVASGSIDAVFDKGAYAAAYSGFEGKDENGTALARWLRSRDVTEVDLVGIATDHCVRATALDAAREGFRTRVLLGMTAGVAAPTTERALEEMREAGVELSGEPVVRSA, encoded by the coding sequence ATGCACCGGGCACTGATCGTCGTGGACGTCCAGAACGACTTCTGTGAGGGCGGCAGCCTCGCGGTGGCCGGAGGCGCCGACGTGGCCGCGGCCATCACCGACCTCGTCGGGCAGACCACCGCCGGATACCGCCACGTGGTGGCCACCCGTGACCACCACGTCTCCCCCGGTGACCACTTCTCGGACCACCCCGACTTCCGCCACTCCTGGCCCGCGCACTGCGTGGCCGGGACCGAGGGCGTGGGGTTCCACCCGAACTTCGCCCCGGCCGTGGCCTCCGGCTCCATCGACGCGGTCTTCGACAAGGGCGCGTACGCCGCGGCCTACAGCGGCTTCGAGGGGAAGGACGAGAACGGCACCGCGCTCGCCCGGTGGCTGCGCTCCCGGGACGTCACGGAGGTGGACCTGGTCGGCATCGCCACCGACCACTGCGTCCGCGCCACCGCCCTGGACGCGGCGCGCGAGGGCTTCCGCACGCGGGTGCTGCTCGGGATGACGGCCGGGGTCGCCGCGCCGACCACCGAGCGGGCCCTGGAGGAGATGCGCGAGGCGGGCGTGGAACTGTCCGGCGAGCCGGTGGTCCGGAGCGCCTGA